A single genomic interval of Jatrophihabitans endophyticus harbors:
- a CDS encoding SigE family RNA polymerase sigma factor, producing the protein MTIGTTFEAYVGERRGALRRFAVVLCGDPVLAEDLVQDVLARVFERWAQVSAADSVHAYVRRMLVNEFLTWRRRTGRTRSYADLDAYLTPVADPADGRADALALVAELARLPRQQRAALVLRYYEDMPYAEIAEVLGSGENAARSNVSRALANLRIELAGDPPAGSPSRMEARP; encoded by the coding sequence ATGACGATCGGCACGACGTTCGAGGCGTACGTCGGCGAGCGCCGGGGCGCCCTGCGCCGGTTCGCCGTCGTGCTCTGCGGTGACCCGGTGCTCGCCGAGGACCTCGTGCAGGACGTCCTCGCCCGGGTCTTCGAACGGTGGGCACAGGTCTCGGCCGCCGACAGCGTCCACGCCTACGTGCGCCGGATGCTCGTCAACGAGTTCCTCACCTGGCGCCGCCGGACCGGCCGGACGCGCAGCTACGCCGACCTCGACGCGTACCTGACGCCCGTGGCCGACCCCGCCGACGGTCGGGCCGACGCGCTCGCGCTCGTCGCCGAGCTGGCCCGGCTGCCCCGGCAGCAACGGGCGGCACTCGTGCTGCGCTACTACGAGGACATGCCCTACGCCGAGATCGCCGAGGTGCTGGGCAGCGGCGAGAACGCCGCGCGCAGCAACGTCTCCCGGGCGCTCGCGAACCTCCGTATCGAGCTGGCCGGCGACCCGCCGGCCGGCTCCCCGTCCCGAATGGAGGCACGTCCGTGA
- a CDS encoding excinuclease ABC subunit UvrA — protein MTPGDDATIRVRGARVHNLRDVDVDLPRDALVVVTGVSGSGKSSLAFGTVYAEAQARYLESVAPYARRLIDQVGAPDVREITGLPPAVALRQARGAPQSRSTVGTATTLSNLLRMLFSRAGDYPARAPRLDSDAFSPNTPAGACPTCHGLGRVHEATEASLVPDPGLSIRDRAIAAWPGAWQGKNYRDILATLGHDVDVPWRELPQAERDWILFTDEQPVVTVRAEREAHRIQRPYQGTYQSARRYVLHTLATTQSATLRRKALAHVEVRPCASCGGAGLRPEALAVTLGGATLADLAALPLTELATHLAGAAHGDVARSIVPDLVARVDALAELGLGYLALDRATPTLSAGELQRLRLATALRSTLFGVVYVLDEPSAGLHPDDTRALLGVLDRLRSAGNSLLVVEHDVEVMRRADWLVDVGPGAGTHGGRVLHSGPPAAIGEAPDSATGRYLLDPPRPRPRHRTPTATVSLRGVTHHNLAGVDVDVPLGVLTAVTGVSGSGKSSLVLGVLAAAVRDHLGGAGPRADETAADDETAADDDATGTGSDPGGTAETITGLDAIARLVEVDQRPIGRTPRSNLATYTGLFDAVRKLFAATDEARRRGYSPGRFSFNVEGGRCDHCQGEGFVAVELLFLAGTYSPCPVCHGARYLPETLEVRYRGLSVADVLALSVDDAADFFADVPAVARSLATLRRVGLGYLTLGQPATEVSGGEAQRIKLSTELQRTRRAHTLFVLDEPTTGLHPADVDLLLDLLHSLVDAGHSVVVVEHDMGVVAGADHVVDLGPGGGDEGGRVVAAGTPAEVARSAGRTAPYLAAIVA, from the coding sequence GTGACCCCGGGCGACGACGCGACGATCCGCGTCCGGGGCGCCCGGGTGCACAACCTGCGCGACGTCGACGTCGACCTGCCGCGCGACGCGCTCGTCGTCGTCACCGGCGTCTCGGGTTCGGGGAAGTCGTCGCTGGCGTTCGGGACGGTGTACGCCGAGGCGCAGGCGCGCTACCTCGAGTCGGTCGCCCCCTACGCCCGACGGCTCATCGACCAGGTGGGCGCGCCGGACGTCCGCGAGATCACCGGGCTGCCGCCGGCGGTCGCGCTGCGCCAGGCCCGCGGCGCCCCGCAGTCCCGCTCCACCGTCGGGACGGCGACGACGCTGTCGAACCTGCTGCGCATGCTCTTCTCGCGCGCCGGGGACTACCCGGCGCGCGCCCCGCGGCTGGACTCGGACGCGTTCTCCCCCAACACCCCGGCCGGCGCCTGCCCGACCTGCCACGGCCTCGGCCGGGTGCACGAGGCCACCGAGGCCTCGCTCGTCCCCGACCCGGGCCTGTCGATCCGCGACCGCGCGATCGCCGCCTGGCCCGGGGCGTGGCAGGGCAAGAACTACCGCGACATCCTCGCCACGCTCGGTCACGACGTCGACGTGCCGTGGCGCGAGCTCCCGCAGGCCGAGCGCGACTGGATCCTGTTCACCGACGAGCAGCCGGTCGTCACCGTCCGCGCCGAGCGCGAGGCCCACCGCATCCAGCGGCCGTACCAGGGCACCTACCAGAGCGCGCGCCGCTACGTCCTGCACACGCTCGCCACCACCCAGAGCGCGACGCTGCGCAGGAAGGCGCTGGCCCACGTCGAGGTACGACCCTGCGCGTCGTGCGGTGGTGCCGGCCTACGCCCCGAGGCGCTGGCCGTCACGCTCGGGGGCGCGACCCTCGCGGACCTCGCCGCGCTGCCCCTCACCGAGCTCGCCACGCACCTCGCCGGGGCCGCGCACGGTGACGTCGCGCGCAGCATCGTGCCCGACCTCGTCGCGCGCGTCGACGCGCTGGCCGAGCTCGGGCTCGGCTACCTCGCCCTGGACCGCGCGACCCCGACGCTGAGCGCCGGGGAGCTGCAGCGGCTCCGGCTCGCCACCGCCCTGCGCTCGACGCTGTTCGGCGTCGTGTACGTCCTCGACGAGCCGTCGGCGGGGCTGCACCCGGACGACACCCGCGCACTGCTCGGCGTGCTCGACCGGCTCCGCTCGGCCGGCAACTCGCTGCTCGTCGTCGAGCACGACGTCGAGGTCATGCGTCGTGCGGACTGGCTGGTCGACGTCGGTCCCGGCGCCGGGACACACGGTGGCCGGGTCCTGCACAGCGGGCCGCCCGCCGCGATCGGCGAGGCTCCGGACTCCGCCACCGGGCGCTACCTGCTCGACCCGCCGCGTCCCCGTCCGCGTCATCGGACCCCGACGGCCACCGTGTCGCTGCGCGGGGTGACGCACCACAACCTCGCCGGCGTCGACGTCGACGTCCCGCTCGGGGTGCTCACCGCGGTGACCGGGGTGTCGGGGTCGGGCAAGAGCTCGCTCGTCCTGGGCGTGCTCGCGGCCGCGGTGCGCGACCACCTCGGCGGTGCCGGTCCGCGCGCCGACGAGACCGCGGCCGACGACGAGACCGCGGCCGACGACGACGCCACCGGCACCGGAAGCGATCCGGGCGGGACGGCCGAGACGATCACCGGCCTCGACGCGATCGCCCGCCTCGTCGAGGTCGACCAGCGGCCGATCGGCCGGACGCCGCGCTCCAATCTCGCCACCTACACCGGCCTGTTCGACGCGGTGCGCAAGCTCTTCGCCGCCACCGACGAGGCGCGGCGGCGCGGCTACTCGCCCGGCCGGTTCTCCTTCAACGTCGAGGGTGGCCGCTGCGACCACTGCCAGGGCGAGGGCTTCGTCGCCGTCGAGCTGCTCTTCCTCGCCGGCACCTACTCGCCGTGCCCGGTCTGCCACGGTGCGCGGTACCTCCCCGAGACGCTCGAGGTGCGCTACCGGGGCCTGTCCGTCGCCGACGTGCTCGCGCTGAGCGTGGACGACGCGGCGGACTTCTTCGCCGACGTGCCCGCGGTGGCCCGCAGCCTCGCGACGCTGCGCCGGGTGGGGCTGGGCTACCTGACGCTCGGCCAGCCGGCGACCGAGGTCTCGGGCGGCGAGGCCCAGCGCATCAAGCTGTCGACCGAGCTGCAGCGCACCCGTCGCGCCCACACGCTGTTCGTCCTCGACGAGCCGACCACCGGCCTGCACCCCGCCGACGTCGACCTGCTCCTCGACCTGCTCCACTCGCTGGTCGACGCCGGGCACTCCGTCGTCGTCGTCGAGCACGACATGGGCGTCGTCGCCGGCGCCGACCACGTCGTCGACCTCGGCCCGGGCGGTGGCGACGAGGGCGGCCGGGTCGTCGCCGCGGGCACGCCGGCCGAGGTCGCGCGCAGCGCCGGACGGACCGCCCCCTACCTCGCCGCGATCGTGGCCTGA
- a CDS encoding beta-ketoacyl-ACP synthase 3, whose translation MISFPRRAGSRLLGLGAAQPDPTRTAAELGAPFDKPGAWVQARTGIAELRRAGSAEEIAALARAAARQALAAARLAEQDVDLVITASCSAGTGPWDVGSLAADIAPRAGRMQLNSACSGFSYALATADGLIRTGVAERVLIVAAEWMSGLVDPADLGTSIIFGDGAGAAVVGPAEGGRTGVGPVVWGSDGSAGGLIDCGPQVGGRMRMAGRAVFRWAVEQMPGIAAEACARAGVNLADVDVFVPHQANLRIIDAIAARLGLTRAVVAGHVTSAGNTSAASIPLALTQLLAEGRARSGQLALLLGFGAGLAWAGQVVEVP comes from the coding sequence GTGATCTCATTCCCCCGGCGCGCCGGCTCGCGCCTGCTCGGCCTCGGTGCCGCGCAGCCCGACCCGACCCGCACCGCCGCCGAGCTCGGCGCTCCCTTCGACAAGCCCGGCGCCTGGGTGCAGGCCCGCACCGGCATCGCCGAGCTGCGCCGCGCCGGGTCCGCCGAGGAGATCGCCGCGCTCGCCCGTGCGGCCGCCCGGCAGGCGCTCGCCGCGGCCCGGCTCGCCGAGCAGGACGTCGACCTCGTCATCACCGCGAGCTGCAGCGCGGGAACCGGGCCGTGGGACGTCGGCAGCCTCGCCGCCGACATCGCGCCGCGGGCCGGGCGGATGCAGCTCAACAGCGCCTGCAGCGGCTTCAGCTACGCGCTGGCCACCGCGGACGGCCTCATCCGTACCGGCGTGGCCGAACGCGTCCTCATCGTCGCGGCCGAGTGGATGAGCGGCCTGGTCGACCCGGCCGACCTCGGCACGTCGATCATCTTCGGCGACGGCGCGGGCGCCGCGGTCGTGGGGCCGGCCGAGGGCGGCCGCACCGGGGTCGGCCCGGTCGTCTGGGGCAGCGACGGGTCGGCCGGCGGGCTCATCGACTGCGGTCCGCAGGTCGGTGGCCGGATGCGCATGGCCGGGCGGGCGGTGTTCCGCTGGGCCGTCGAGCAGATGCCCGGCATCGCCGCCGAGGCCTGCGCCCGGGCCGGGGTGAACCTCGCCGACGTCGACGTCTTCGTCCCGCACCAGGCGAACCTGCGCATCATCGACGCGATCGCCGCGCGGCTGGGGCTCACCCGCGCCGTCGTCGCCGGGCACGTCACCTCGGCCGGCAACACGTCCGCGGCGTCCATCCCGCTGGCGTTGACGCAGCTGCTCGCCGAGGGTCGCGCGCGCAGCGGCCAGCTCGCCCTGCTGCTCGGCTTCGGCGCCGGCCTCGCCTGGGCCGGGCAGGTCGTGGAGGTGCCCTGA
- a CDS encoding pentapeptide repeat-containing protein → MASRRDRRIVPTRPDLPAELADAGADLAGVRSWDGLRADASLLLPERVHDLDMVECVWQDVDATSRRFDGLVCRDVVFEGCDLAGAVLDGARLTRVRFVDCRLTGTDFGGAALEDVVIERGVATLASFRGAQSSCLWVCDTSLAEADFSSARLRRSALLDCELTGVDFTGADVEGLHLHGSSLDSLRGAGALAGAAVRVEAEQLVPLGVALLTAMGVEVAERPTAP, encoded by the coding sequence ATGGCCAGCCGACGCGACCGGCGCATCGTCCCCACGCGCCCCGACCTGCCCGCCGAGCTCGCCGACGCCGGCGCGGATCTCGCCGGCGTCCGCAGCTGGGACGGCCTGCGCGCCGACGCGTCGCTGCTGCTCCCCGAGCGCGTCCACGACCTCGACATGGTGGAGTGCGTCTGGCAGGACGTGGACGCGACCTCGCGGCGGTTCGACGGGTTGGTGTGCCGCGACGTCGTGTTCGAGGGCTGCGACCTCGCCGGCGCGGTGCTCGACGGCGCCCGGCTCACCCGGGTGCGTTTCGTCGACTGCCGGCTGACCGGGACCGACTTCGGCGGGGCCGCGCTCGAGGACGTCGTGATCGAGCGCGGTGTGGCCACGCTGGCGAGCTTCCGCGGCGCGCAGTCGTCGTGCCTGTGGGTCTGCGACACCTCGCTCGCCGAGGCGGACTTCTCCTCCGCGCGGCTGCGTCGCTCGGCCCTGCTCGACTGCGAGCTGACGGGTGTGGACTTCACCGGTGCCGACGTCGAGGGGCTGCACCTGCACGGCTCGTCCCTGGACTCGCTGCGGGGTGCCGGCGCGCTGGCCGGCGCGGCGGTGCGGGTGGAGGCCGAGCAGCTGGTGCCGCTCGGCGTGGCCCTGCTCACCGCCATGGGCGTCGAGGTCGCCGAGCGGCCCACGGCGCCCTGA
- a CDS encoding DUF2630 family protein → MTDSDSGILHHIDELVAEEKSLRATPGGLSDEQRQRLRHVQEQLDQAWDLLRQRRAREETGEDPGSAHERSVGEVEGYLQ, encoded by the coding sequence ATGACCGACAGTGACAGCGGGATCCTGCACCACATCGACGAGCTGGTCGCCGAGGAGAAGTCGCTGCGCGCGACGCCGGGCGGGCTGTCCGACGAGCAGCGGCAGCGGCTGCGTCACGTCCAGGAGCAGCTCGACCAGGCGTGGGACCTGCTGCGCCAGCGGCGCGCCCGGGAGGAGACCGGCGAGGACCCCGGCTCGGCCCACGAGCGCAGCGTGGGCGAGGTCGAGGGGTACCTGCAGTAG
- a CDS encoding WcbI family polysaccharide biosynthesis putative acetyltransferase has protein sequence MSGRTVVVWGNCQAAPVADLLRVPLAAAGFAVVTVPPVYLVTPAELAAVHTAVRRAAVLISQPVREEYSHPGCGTAALAAQLPADGRLLTFPVVHHVAAFPYQAHGHDGAGRRVDAPLTDYHDLRVVEAAAAGLTVEETVSRWPRPAPDAVRAVAADSLAELARRERPLTVQVTHRLADPGALWTMTHPGNAVLAGIAADLLTALDVPGEVVPPAREYLGQRRAPVEPDVAAALGAAPDGGRDVWVVDGRPVPLAEVVATQLRHYAERPDVVAATLRRNAARLAVLSR, from the coding sequence GTGAGCGGGCGGACGGTCGTGGTGTGGGGCAACTGCCAGGCCGCGCCCGTCGCCGACCTGCTGCGGGTGCCGCTCGCCGCGGCCGGGTTCGCGGTCGTGACGGTGCCGCCGGTGTACCTGGTGACGCCCGCCGAGCTCGCCGCGGTGCACACCGCGGTCCGACGGGCGGCGGTGCTGATCAGCCAGCCGGTGCGCGAGGAGTACTCCCACCCGGGCTGCGGCACGGCGGCGCTGGCCGCGCAGCTGCCCGCCGACGGCCGGCTGCTGACCTTTCCCGTCGTCCACCACGTCGCGGCGTTCCCGTACCAGGCCCATGGTCACGACGGCGCCGGCCGCCGCGTCGACGCCCCGCTGACCGACTACCACGACCTGCGGGTGGTCGAGGCGGCCGCGGCCGGGCTGACCGTCGAGGAGACGGTAAGCCGCTGGCCGCGCCCGGCGCCCGACGCGGTCCGTGCCGTGGCCGCGGACTCGCTCGCCGAGCTCGCACGCCGCGAGCGGCCGCTGACGGTGCAGGTCACCCACCGGCTCGCCGACCCGGGCGCGCTGTGGACGATGACGCACCCGGGCAACGCCGTCCTCGCGGGCATCGCCGCCGACCTGCTCACAGCCCTCGACGTGCCCGGCGAGGTCGTCCCACCCGCCCGCGAGTACCTCGGCCAGCGGCGCGCCCCGGTCGAGCCCGACGTCGCTGCCGCGCTCGGTGCGGCCCCGGACGGCGGCCGGGACGTGTGGGTCGTCGACGGTCGTCCGGTGCCCTTGGCCGAGGTCGTCGCGACGCAGCTGCGCCACTACGCCGAGCGCCCGGACGTCGTCGCCGCGACGCTACGACGCAACGCCGCCCGGCTTGCCGTCCTGTCCCGCTGA
- a CDS encoding class I SAM-dependent methyltransferase has product MPMSSTEGKDWTRARIAALARTGPLTVLDVGPGVGTYAKLLAGLPIERIVGLEVWEPYVTTYRLSEYYDGIVIGDVRTAELPAADVVILGDVVEHMTRAEGIAVWERCAAVARRAVYLSIPIVHYPQHEIEGNPYEVHVEEDWSHEDVLATFTGIGEWTLGTEVGAYERLTGHG; this is encoded by the coding sequence ATGCCGATGAGCTCGACCGAGGGCAAGGACTGGACGCGGGCACGGATCGCGGCGCTCGCGCGGACGGGCCCGCTCACCGTGCTGGACGTGGGCCCCGGCGTGGGGACGTACGCCAAGCTGCTCGCCGGCCTGCCGATCGAGCGCATCGTCGGCCTGGAGGTGTGGGAGCCGTACGTGACCACGTACCGGTTGTCCGAGTACTACGACGGCATCGTCATCGGCGACGTCCGCACCGCCGAGCTGCCCGCGGCGGACGTCGTGATCCTGGGCGACGTCGTCGAGCACATGACCCGGGCCGAGGGCATCGCCGTCTGGGAGCGGTGCGCGGCGGTCGCGCGCCGCGCGGTCTACCTGTCGATCCCGATCGTGCACTACCCCCAGCACGAGATCGAGGGCAATCCGTACGAGGTGCACGTCGAGGAGGACTGGTCGCACGAGGACGTCCTCGCCACCTTCACCGGCATCGGCGAGTGGACGCTCGGCACCGAGGTCGGCGCCTACGAACGGCTGACCGGTCACGGCTGA
- a CDS encoding glycosyltransferase produces MTDVVHLVVGPAEHGVVRHARLVAAACGQRTLHVASIDELPARPDADVVHLAWTDRLLGPALDVSGAAFERVAAWVAAAGASLSVTLHDVPHDDSDLQRRRRVLYARVIAAARGVVVNSRTELALVEGLPPGSLDAVHSLRAVPLPLEPAHPAEPGGSPLPPASVTVLGFVFPDRGYDEVVAALPPGSTLAAVGRASDGHDDLVARYAAQAGERWLLTGYVPDDALAAYLADAAVPVAPNRRVTASASINTWLAHGRRPLVPACAYTRELAAERPGAVELYDPDDPDALAAAVRAALADPGRTRLAPGTPRGPAVADVAAGYREHLAACAPPAVRHADGRPVVPGNRWDLLASEPADPPSVSVVIPYYDAQRELDLVLTGLAAQDHRGALEVVVVDDGSPRPPDVTAAAGVPVRVLHQDDQGFRAAAARDLGARAARHDVLVFLDGDTVPEPGFVRELTRLPARCPDVLAVGRRRHADLAGLPASALADWWHGRVSPPELTEPAWLRDAYRDTADLLHADRRSYRFVISAVLSMSAELYRRAGGFDPRFVGYGGEDWELAHRARNAGAVLAHVPAAVAWHDGPDWADRGDTDTRTAGKDRETLTLAALLPDPESRGPGPWLPYPSVVVRAGCVGDVDALATVRSARAAGADCSFWFAAIDGPGAEHVLAGPGVQLGDPPADVLARAWCHAELTAPADLADLMTLAALAERHGRVDTPALRLRSARSLARARGDDALAALLFGRHERTAPAPRPGRDLAGRLRPAVAPGGQP; encoded by the coding sequence ATGACCGATGTCGTGCACCTCGTCGTCGGGCCGGCCGAGCACGGCGTCGTGCGGCACGCGCGGCTGGTCGCGGCCGCCTGCGGGCAACGCACGCTGCACGTGGCGTCGATCGACGAGCTGCCCGCCCGCCCGGACGCCGACGTCGTCCACCTGGCCTGGACCGACCGGCTCCTCGGCCCCGCCCTCGACGTCTCCGGCGCGGCCTTCGAGCGCGTGGCGGCGTGGGTCGCCGCCGCCGGCGCCTCCCTCTCGGTGACCCTGCACGACGTCCCGCACGACGACAGCGACCTGCAGCGGCGGCGCCGGGTGCTCTATGCCCGGGTGATCGCCGCCGCGCGGGGGGTCGTCGTCAACAGCCGCACCGAGCTCGCCCTGGTCGAGGGTCTGCCGCCCGGCAGTCTCGACGCCGTGCACTCGTTGCGCGCCGTTCCCCTGCCGCTGGAGCCCGCCCACCCGGCCGAGCCCGGGGGCTCGCCGTTGCCCCCGGCCAGCGTGACCGTGCTCGGCTTCGTCTTCCCCGACCGCGGCTACGACGAGGTCGTCGCCGCGCTCCCGCCGGGCAGCACGCTCGCCGCGGTGGGGCGCGCGTCGGACGGCCACGACGACCTCGTCGCCCGCTACGCCGCGCAGGCGGGCGAGCGCTGGCTGCTCACCGGTTACGTGCCCGACGACGCGCTCGCGGCGTATCTGGCCGATGCCGCCGTGCCCGTCGCCCCGAACCGCCGGGTGACCGCGTCGGCGTCGATCAACACCTGGCTGGCCCACGGCCGCCGACCGCTCGTGCCCGCCTGCGCGTACACGCGCGAGCTCGCCGCCGAGCGCCCCGGCGCGGTGGAGCTCTACGACCCGGACGACCCGGACGCGCTGGCGGCGGCGGTGCGCGCCGCCCTCGCCGACCCCGGCCGCACCCGGCTCGCCCCCGGGACGCCGCGCGGCCCGGCGGTCGCCGACGTCGCCGCCGGCTACCGCGAGCACCTGGCGGCCTGTGCCCCGCCGGCCGTCCGGCACGCCGACGGCCGGCCGGTCGTGCCCGGCAACCGCTGGGACCTCCTCGCGAGCGAACCCGCCGACCCGCCGTCGGTGAGCGTCGTGATCCCGTACTACGACGCGCAGCGCGAGCTCGACCTCGTGCTCACCGGTCTCGCCGCGCAGGACCACCGCGGCGCGCTCGAGGTGGTCGTCGTCGACGACGGCTCCCCCCGGCCACCCGACGTGACCGCGGCGGCGGGCGTGCCGGTCCGCGTGCTGCACCAGGACGACCAGGGCTTCCGCGCCGCCGCCGCCCGCGACCTCGGCGCGCGAGCCGCCCGACACGACGTCCTCGTCTTCCTCGACGGCGACACCGTCCCCGAGCCCGGCTTCGTGCGCGAGCTGACCCGGCTGCCCGCGCGGTGCCCGGACGTCCTGGCCGTCGGCCGGCGACGCCACGCCGACCTCGCCGGACTCCCGGCGAGCGCCCTGGCCGACTGGTGGCACGGTCGTGTCAGTCCCCCCGAGCTGACCGAGCCGGCGTGGCTGCGGGACGCCTACCGCGACACCGCCGACCTGCTGCACGCCGACCGCCGGTCCTACCGCTTCGTCATCAGCGCCGTGCTGTCGATGTCGGCCGAGCTGTACCGGCGGGCCGGCGGCTTCGACCCGCGGTTCGTCGGCTACGGCGGCGAGGACTGGGAGCTCGCGCACCGGGCCCGCAACGCCGGCGCCGTGCTCGCGCACGTGCCGGCAGCGGTGGCCTGGCACGACGGCCCCGACTGGGCCGACCGCGGCGACACCGACACCCGGACCGCGGGCAAGGACCGTGAGACGCTCACCCTCGCCGCGCTGCTGCCCGACCCCGAGTCCCGCGGCCCCGGACCGTGGCTGCCCTACCCCTCGGTCGTGGTCCGGGCGGGGTGCGTGGGCGACGTCGACGCGCTCGCGACCGTCCGCTCTGCCCGGGCGGCCGGTGCCGACTGCTCCTTCTGGTTCGCAGCGATCGACGGGCCGGGCGCCGAGCACGTCCTCGCCGGGCCGGGTGTCCAGCTGGGCGACCCACCGGCCGACGTCCTGGCGCGGGCGTGGTGCCACGCCGAGCTCACCGCACCGGCCGACCTCGCCGACCTCATGACGCTCGCCGCGCTCGCCGAGCGTCACGGCCGCGTCGACACCCCGGCCCTGCGGCTGCGCTCGGCGCGATCGCTCGCGCGGGCCCGCGGCGACGACGCGCTCGCCGCGCTGCTGTTCGGGCGGCACGAGCGCACCGCCCCGGCACCGCGGCCGGGACGCGACCTCGCCGGCCGGCTCCGGCCGGCCGTCGCCCCGGGGGGTCAGCCGTGA